In the genome of Pseudomonas sp. HS6, one region contains:
- the ispE gene encoding 4-(cytidine 5'-diphospho)-2-C-methyl-D-erythritol kinase, with product MTAPRLTLPSPAKLNLMLHILGRREDGYHELQTIFQFLDYGDEITFAVRDDGVIRLHTEFGGVPHDSNLIVRAAKKLQEQSGCSLGIDIWIDKILPMGGGIGGGSSNAATTLLGLNHLWQLGWDEDRLAALGLSLGADVPVFVRGHAAFAEGVGEKLTPVDPAEPWYVVLVPQVSVSTAEIFSDPLLTRNTPPIKVRPVPEGNSRNDCLPVVSRRYPEVHNALNLLGNFTEAKLTGTGSCVFGGFPSKAEADKVSALLTETLTGFVAKGSNVSMLHRKLQSLL from the coding sequence ATGACCGCTCCACGCCTGACGCTGCCTTCGCCCGCCAAACTCAATCTGATGCTGCACATTCTCGGTCGTCGCGAAGACGGCTATCACGAGTTGCAGACGATTTTTCAGTTCCTCGACTACGGCGACGAAATCACTTTCGCCGTGCGCGACGATGGCGTGATTCGTCTGCACACCGAATTCGGCGGCGTGCCCCACGACAGCAACCTGATCGTGCGCGCGGCGAAAAAACTTCAGGAGCAATCCGGCTGCTCGCTCGGCATCGACATCTGGATCGACAAGATCCTGCCGATGGGCGGCGGCATCGGCGGCGGCAGCTCGAATGCGGCGACCACCCTGCTCGGCCTCAATCATCTTTGGCAGTTGGGCTGGGATGAAGATCGACTGGCAGCACTGGGCTTGAGCCTGGGCGCCGACGTCCCGGTCTTCGTGCGTGGACACGCGGCTTTCGCAGAAGGTGTCGGCGAAAAACTGACCCCTGTCGACCCCGCCGAACCGTGGTATGTCGTGCTCGTTCCGCAAGTCTCTGTTAGTACGGCAGAAATTTTTTCAGATCCATTGTTGACACGTAACACGCCGCCCATTAAAGTGCGCCCCGTTCCCGAGGGAAACAGTCGAAATGACTGCTTGCCGGTGGTATCGAGGCGTTATCCAGAAGTACATAACGCATTGAATTTGTTAGGTAATTTTACCGAAGCAAAACTCACCGGAACTGGAAGTTGTGTGTTTGGGGGCTTCCCAAGCAAAGCTGAAGCTGATAAAGTCTCGGCCCTTCTGACAGAGACCCTTACAGGGTTTGTAGCGAAAGGAAGCAACGTTTCGATGTTGCATCGCAAGCTACAAAGTCTGCTCTAA
- the lolB gene encoding lipoprotein insertase outer membrane protein LolB: MLLRHVIVFSFIALLAGCAGFGARESVEGHGSPAQWAANKQQLTGLDGWQIDGKIGIRAPKDSGSGTLFWLQRQDYYDIRLSGPLGRGAARLTGRPGKVSLEVANQGRYDAQSPEVLLEEQLGWKLPVSNLAWWVRGLPAPASKSRLTLDGDSRLANLEQDGWQVEYLGYAEQNGYWLPERIKLHGTDLDVTLVIKTWQPRKLGQ; the protein is encoded by the coding sequence ATGCTTTTGCGCCACGTCATTGTTTTCAGCTTCATCGCCCTGCTCGCCGGTTGCGCGGGCTTCGGCGCCCGCGAATCGGTCGAGGGCCACGGCAGCCCGGCACAATGGGCCGCTAACAAACAGCAACTGACCGGCCTCGACGGCTGGCAGATCGACGGCAAGATCGGCATCCGCGCTCCGAAAGACTCGGGCAGCGGCACGCTGTTCTGGCTGCAACGCCAGGATTACTACGACATCCGCCTGTCCGGCCCATTGGGTCGCGGCGCGGCGCGACTGACTGGTCGCCCCGGCAAAGTCTCACTGGAAGTCGCCAACCAGGGTCGCTATGACGCGCAGTCTCCGGAAGTCCTGCTGGAAGAACAGCTGGGCTGGAAATTGCCGGTATCGAACCTGGCCTGGTGGGTTCGCGGCTTGCCGGCTCCGGCCAGCAAAAGCCGGCTGACCCTCGATGGCGACAGTCGCCTGGCCAATCTGGAACAGGACGGCTGGCAGGTGGAATACCTCGGTTATGCCGAACAGAACGGTTACTGGCTGCCCGAGCGAATCAAACTGCACGGCACCGATCTGGACGTGACACTGGTCATCAAGACCTGGCAACCGCGCAAACTGGGGCAATAA
- a CDS encoding tetratricopeptide repeat protein: MNRSSALLLAFVFLSGCQALAPVSHDGTSSVEDTTPAPEKPKVYSSFSQETVFSLLSAELAGQRNRFDIALDNYVTQAINTQDPGVSERAFRIAEYLGADQPALDTALIWAKNAPEDLEAQRAAAVQLARAGRYDDSMVYMEKVLQGKGDTHFDFLALSAADTDQETRNGLMKSFDRLLQRHPHNNQLIFGKALLMQQDGDTKGALTLLEDNPPDDGEIAPILLRARLLQGLNRGDEALPLLQKNIKKYPDDKRLRLTYARMLVEQDRMDDAKVEFSTLVQQYPEDDELRYSLALVCLEGKAWDEAKGYLEDLIARESHVDSAHLNLGRIAEERNDPQGALIEYAQVGPGNDYLPAQLRQADILMNNGKTAEAQSKLAAERDAQPDYAIQLYLIEAETLSANNQGDKAWKTLQQALLQYPDDLNLLYTRAMQAEKRNDLAQMEKDLRLIIKRDPDNAMALNALGYTLSDRTTRYAEAKALIEQAHQINPEDPAVLDSLGWVNFRMGNLDDAEKYLRQALERFPDHEVAAHLGEVLWIKGNQREAKQIWGKFLKDQPDSTILRSTIKRLTGSETL, encoded by the coding sequence ATGAATAGATCTTCCGCGTTGCTCCTTGCTTTTGTCTTCCTCAGCGGCTGCCAGGCCTTGGCCCCCGTTTCGCACGATGGCACCTCATCGGTCGAAGACACCACGCCAGCCCCTGAAAAGCCCAAGGTTTACAGCTCGTTCAGCCAGGAAACGGTGTTCAGCCTGCTGAGCGCCGAACTTGCCGGCCAGCGCAATCGTTTCGACATTGCCCTGGACAACTACGTGACCCAGGCCATCAACACCCAGGATCCGGGTGTTTCCGAGCGGGCGTTCCGTATCGCCGAGTACCTGGGCGCGGATCAACCGGCGTTGGATACGGCATTGATCTGGGCGAAAAACGCCCCGGAAGACCTAGAAGCGCAACGCGCCGCCGCCGTGCAACTGGCACGCGCCGGGCGTTATGACGACTCGATGGTCTACATGGAGAAAGTCCTGCAGGGCAAGGGTGACACCCATTTCGACTTCCTCGCGCTGTCGGCCGCCGACACCGATCAGGAAACCCGCAACGGTCTGATGAAAAGTTTCGACCGCCTGCTGCAGCGTCATCCGCACAACAATCAGCTGATTTTCGGCAAGGCCCTGCTGATGCAGCAGGACGGCGACACCAAAGGTGCGCTGACCCTGCTGGAAGACAATCCGCCGGACGACGGTGAAATCGCCCCGATCCTGCTGCGCGCCCGCCTGTTGCAAGGGCTGAACCGTGGCGACGAGGCCCTGCCGCTACTGCAGAAAAACATCAAGAAGTACCCGGACGACAAGCGCCTGCGCCTGACTTACGCACGGATGCTGGTGGAACAGGACCGGATGGACGACGCCAAGGTCGAGTTCTCCACCCTGGTTCAGCAATACCCGGAAGACGACGAACTGCGTTACTCGCTGGCGTTGGTGTGCCTGGAAGGCAAGGCCTGGGACGAGGCCAAGGGTTACCTGGAAGACCTGATCGCCCGGGAAAGCCATGTCGATTCCGCGCACCTGAACCTGGGCCGCATCGCCGAAGAACGCAACGACCCGCAAGGCGCGCTGATCGAGTACGCCCAGGTCGGCCCCGGCAATGACTATCTGCCGGCGCAACTGCGTCAGGCCGATATTCTGATGAACAACGGCAAGACCGCCGAAGCCCAGAGCAAACTGGCCGCCGAACGTGATGCGCAGCCGGATTACGCGATCCAGTTGTACCTGATCGAGGCCGAGACTCTGTCCGCCAATAATCAGGGCGACAAGGCCTGGAAAACCCTGCAACAGGCGTTGCTGCAATACCCGGATGACCTGAATCTGCTCTACACCCGGGCGATGCAGGCAGAAAAACGCAATGACCTGGCGCAGATGGAAAAAGACCTGCGCCTGATCATCAAGCGCGACCCGGACAATGCCATGGCCCTCAACGCCCTCGGCTACACCTTGTCCGACCGCACTACTCGCTACGCCGAAGCCAAGGCGCTGATCGAGCAGGCGCACCAGATCAACCCGGAAGACCCGGCGGTACTCGACAGCCTCGGCTGGGTGAATTTCCGCATGGGCAACCTGGATGACGCCGAGAAATACCTGCGCCAGGCCCTCGAGCGCTTCCCGGATCACGAAGTCGCCGCTCACTTGGGCGAAGTCTTGTGGATAAAGGGTAACCAGCGCGAGGCAAAACAAATCTGGGGCAAGTTCCTCAAGGATCAGCCCGACAGCACCATTCTGCGCAGCACCATCAAGCGCCTGACCGGATCCGAGACTCTTTAA
- the hemA gene encoding glutamyl-tRNA reductase, translating to MAFLALGINHKTASVDVRERVAFTPEQLVEALQQLCRLTDSREAAILSTCNRSELYIEQDQLSADIVLRWLADYHHLSLDELRASAYVHEDDAAVRHMMRVASGLDSLVLGEPQILGQMKSAYAVAREAGTIGPLLGRLFQATFNAAKQVRTDTAIGENPVSVAFAAVSLAKQIFSDLQRSQALLIGAGETITLVARHLHELGVKRIVVANRTLERASLLAEQFGAHAVLLSDIPAELVRSDIVISSTASQLPILGKGAVESALKLRKHKPIFMVDIAVPRDIEPEVGELDDVYLYSVDDLHEVVAENLKSRQGAAQAAEEMVSVGADDFMVRLRELAAVDVLKAYRQQSERLRDEELQKALRLLANGGNAEDVLGQLARGLTNKLLHAPSVQLKKLSAEGRLDALAMAQELFALEGSPDSFSDKKPQ from the coding sequence ATGGCCTTCCTTGCACTCGGTATCAACCACAAGACTGCTTCAGTAGACGTCCGCGAGCGCGTGGCCTTTACCCCTGAGCAGCTGGTGGAGGCCTTGCAGCAGCTCTGCCGACTCACCGACAGCCGCGAAGCTGCGATCCTTTCCACCTGCAATCGCAGTGAACTGTATATAGAGCAGGATCAGCTTTCGGCCGATATCGTGCTGCGCTGGCTGGCCGACTATCACCATTTAAGCCTCGATGAGCTGCGCGCGAGTGCTTATGTTCATGAAGATGATGCGGCAGTTCGTCACATGATGCGCGTCGCCTCCGGGCTCGATTCGCTGGTGCTGGGCGAGCCGCAGATCCTCGGCCAGATGAAATCGGCCTACGCCGTGGCCCGCGAAGCCGGCACCATCGGTCCGTTGCTGGGCCGGTTGTTTCAGGCAACATTCAACGCTGCCAAGCAAGTGCGCACCGACACCGCCATCGGTGAAAACCCGGTGTCCGTGGCATTTGCCGCCGTCAGCCTGGCCAAACAGATTTTCAGCGACCTGCAACGCAGTCAGGCCCTGCTGATCGGCGCTGGCGAGACCATCACCCTGGTCGCCCGCCATCTGCATGAGCTGGGGGTCAAGCGTATCGTGGTGGCCAACCGGACGCTGGAGCGCGCCAGCCTGCTGGCCGAACAGTTCGGCGCCCACGCGGTGCTGCTCTCGGACATCCCGGCCGAACTGGTGCGCAGCGACATCGTCATCAGCTCCACCGCCAGTCAGTTGCCGATTCTTGGCAAGGGTGCGGTGGAAAGCGCCCTGAAGCTGCGCAAACACAAGCCGATCTTCATGGTCGATATTGCCGTTCCCCGGGATATCGAACCGGAAGTCGGCGAACTCGACGACGTTTACCTCTATAGCGTCGATGATCTGCATGAAGTGGTCGCCGAAAACCTCAAGAGCCGTCAGGGCGCAGCCCAGGCCGCCGAAGAGATGGTTTCGGTCGGTGCCGACGATTTCATGGTGCGCCTGCGCGAACTGGCGGCGGTCGATGTGCTCAAGGCCTATCGTCAACAGAGCGAACGTCTGCGCGACGAAGAGCTGCAAAAGGCCCTGCGCCTGCTGGCCAACGGCGGCAATGCCGAAGACGTGCTGGGCCAGTTGGCCCGTGGCCTGACCAATAAACTCCTGCACGCCCCGAGCGTACAGTTGAAAAAGCTTTCTGCCGAAGGCCGCCTCGATGCGCTGGCCATGGCCCAGGAACTCTTTGCCCTCGAGGGCTCACCGGATAGCTTTTCGGATAAAAAACCGCAATGA
- the prfA gene encoding peptide chain release factor 1, which produces MKASLLNKLDILQDRFEELTALLGDAEVISDQTKFRAYSKEYAELEPVVQGYKKLLGVQSDLEGAQALLKDSDPDMREMAVEEVREAKELLITLESDLQRMLLPKDPNDGRNVFLEIRAGTGGDEAAIFSGDLFRMYSRYAERRGWRVEILSENEGEHGGYKEVIARIEGDNVYGKLKFESGAHRVQRVPATESQGRIHTSACTVAVLPEPDEREAIEINPADLRVDTYRSSGAGGQHVNTTDSAIRITHIPTGTVVECQEERSQHKNRARAMSWLSAKLNDQQTAAAANAIASERKLLVGSGDRSERIRTYNFAQGRVTDHRVNLTLYSLDEILAGGVEAVIEPLLAEYQADQLAAIGE; this is translated from the coding sequence ATGAAAGCGTCACTGCTCAATAAGCTGGATATCCTCCAGGACCGTTTCGAGGAACTGACCGCGCTGCTCGGCGACGCCGAAGTCATTTCCGACCAGACCAAATTCCGCGCCTATTCCAAGGAATACGCCGAACTTGAGCCGGTGGTACAAGGCTATAAAAAGCTGCTCGGCGTACAAAGCGATCTTGAGGGCGCGCAGGCGCTGCTCAAGGACAGCGACCCGGACATGCGTGAAATGGCCGTGGAAGAAGTCCGCGAAGCCAAGGAATTGCTGATCACGCTGGAATCCGACTTGCAACGCATGTTGCTGCCCAAGGATCCCAACGACGGGCGCAACGTCTTTCTCGAAATCCGCGCCGGCACCGGTGGCGACGAGGCGGCGATCTTCTCCGGCGACCTGTTCCGCATGTACTCGCGTTACGCCGAGCGTCGTGGCTGGCGGGTGGAGATCCTCTCGGAAAACGAAGGCGAACACGGCGGCTATAAAGAAGTCATCGCCCGCATCGAAGGCGACAACGTTTACGGCAAGCTGAAATTCGAATCCGGCGCGCACCGCGTCCAGCGCGTACCCGCCACCGAATCCCAGGGCCGTATCCACACGTCGGCCTGCACCGTGGCGGTATTGCCCGAGCCGGACGAGCGCGAAGCTATCGAGATCAACCCGGCGGACTTGCGCGTCGACACTTACCGTTCCTCCGGAGCCGGTGGACAGCACGTCAACACCACCGACTCGGCGATCCGCATCACGCACATACCGACCGGCACCGTTGTCGAGTGCCAGGAAGAACGTTCCCAGCACAAGAACCGTGCCCGAGCGATGTCCTGGCTGTCGGCCAAGCTCAACGACCAGCAGACCGCAGCGGCGGCCAACGCCATCGCCAGCGAACGTAAATTGCTGGTGGGTTCCGGTGACCGCTCCGAGCGTATCCGCACCTACAACTTTGCCCAGGGCCGGGTCACCGACCACCGCGTCAACCTGACCCTGTATTCCCTCGACGAAATCCTCGCCGGTGGCGTTGAAGCGGTGATCGAGCCTCTGCTGGCCGAATACCAGGCCGACCAACTTGCAGCGATAGGTGAATAA
- the prmC gene encoding peptide chain release factor N(5)-glutamine methyltransferase — MTIIASLLRAAELPDSPTARLDAELLLAAALGKSRSFLHTWPERIVPSEAVLVFTEYLQRRRSGEPVAYILGQQGFWKLDLEVAPHTLIPRPDTELLVEAALELLPATPAKVLDLGTGSGAIALALASERPAWNVTAVDRVLEAVALAERNRQRLHLNNATVLSSHWFSALEGKRFELIISNPPYIRAADPHLVEGDVRFEPESALVAGIDGLDDLRLIIAQAPAHLETGGWLMLEHGYDQAEAVRDLLLTQGFEEVHSRTDLGGHQRISLGRLPC; from the coding sequence ATGACCATCATCGCCAGCCTGTTGCGCGCCGCCGAACTGCCGGACTCGCCCACCGCGCGCCTGGACGCTGAACTGCTCCTGGCAGCGGCGTTGGGCAAGTCGCGCAGTTTTCTCCACACCTGGCCCGAGCGCATCGTGCCGAGCGAAGCCGTGTTGGTCTTCACCGAGTACCTGCAGCGTCGTCGCAGTGGCGAGCCGGTGGCCTATATTCTCGGCCAGCAAGGTTTCTGGAAACTCGATCTGGAAGTCGCGCCGCACACGCTGATTCCGCGCCCGGACACCGAACTGCTGGTGGAAGCCGCACTGGAATTGCTACCGGCAACTCCGGCCAAAGTTCTCGACCTCGGCACCGGCAGCGGTGCAATTGCCCTGGCCCTGGCCAGCGAGCGTCCGGCGTGGAACGTCACCGCCGTGGATCGCGTGCTGGAAGCCGTGGCCCTGGCCGAACGCAACCGTCAGCGCCTGCACCTGAACAACGCTACGGTGCTGAGCAGTCACTGGTTCAGCGCCCTCGAAGGCAAGCGGTTCGAGCTGATCATCAGCAACCCGCCGTACATTCGCGCCGCCGATCCGCATCTGGTGGAAGGTGATGTGCGTTTCGAACCGGAAAGCGCCTTGGTGGCCGGCATCGACGGGCTCGACGATCTGCGTCTGATCATCGCTCAGGCGCCGGCGCATCTGGAAACCGGTGGCTGGCTGATGCTCGAACACGGCTATGATCAAGCCGAAGCCGTGCGCGATCTGCTGCTGACGCAAGGTTTCGAAGAAGTCCACAGCCGCACCGATCTGGGCGGCCATCAACGGATCAGCCTGGGGCGCCTGCCGTGCTGA